One region of Quercus lobata isolate SW786 chromosome 2, ValleyOak3.0 Primary Assembly, whole genome shotgun sequence genomic DNA includes:
- the LOC115976936 gene encoding F-box/FBD/LRR-repeat protein At5g56420-like yields MNMSGQRRRIERAESCLSSVRQKSLTNTDADIISTLPDFLLSHILSLLPTKDAVVTSTLSSRWRPLWTLVPLLDLDEDQLFRTQNQTFRFPEIVSRIFILRNTVPNPTPIHKLRIRCFNNCVPLHIDTWVRATFRHRVQELDLSICTDPNEPLGLPRSVYFCSTLVVLKLEGNFNILISPPSACEFPSLRILELRNVKFANSDSLSTLLNACTVLQDLTLNANFTNLDNFNLIVLIDTLKTLDLRVESSSYKVHINTPALEYFSFSGPLGEDVVLENLPNLDDTLIDIDVQHGVSIQDYAKRVRDFMRPLSNIVDMELCIEVVEILYNASSHDDIPMFHNLNSLSLFGFHYFEWRVVQVLLHRTPKLQVLVFDLSADRSRSAIDGCLQKLQDVPECLSSHLTACHYRELSGNEIEMELVRQILKAARVLKTMRISVEDTLDSEVKLRVCEEISKYQRSSHFCQIAFD; encoded by the exons atgaatatGAGTGGGCAGAGACGTAGAATTGAAAGAGCAGAGAGTTGCCTATCTTCTGTTCGACAAAAGTCCCTAACGAACACTGATGCTGACATTATCAGCACACTACCCGACTTTCTCCTCAGCCATATCCTCTCCTTGCTCCCAACCAAAGACGCTGTCGTCACAAGCACTTTGTCGAGTAGGTGGAGGCCTCTCTGGACTCTCGTCCCACTTCTTGACTTGGACGAGGACCAACTTTTTAGAAcacaaaatcaaacttttagATTCCCGGAAATAGTTTCCAGGATCTTTATTCTTCGCAATACAGTTCCCAATCCCACACCCATACACAAGTTGCGCATCCGTTGTTTCAACAATTGTGTTCCGCTCCATATAGACACATGGGTCCGTGCCACCTTTCGGCATCGTGTGCAAGAGCTCGATCTCTCCATATGTACTGATCCTAATGAACCTTTGGGGTTGCCCCGTAGTGTCTACTTTTGTTCAACATTAGTGGTTCTCAAATTGGAGGGTAACTTTAACATTCTTATCAGTCCTCCTTCTGCTTGTGAGTTCCCAAGTCTAAGGATTCTAGAACTTAGAAATGTTAAGTTTGCAAACTCTGACTCTCTCTCCACCCTCCTCAATGCCTGCACTGTCCTCCAAGATTTGACCCTCAATGCAAATTTCACAAATTTGGACAATTTCAATCTAATTGTACTCATAGACACGCTGAAAACATTAGATTTACGTGTTGAGTCTTCGTCCTACAAAGTCCACATAAACACCCCAGCTCTCGAGTACTTTTCTTTCAGTGGTCCTTTGGGTGAGGATGTTGTGTTGGAAAACCTTCCCAACCTGGATGATACACTAATTGACATTGACGTACAACATGGTGTGAGCATTCAAGATTATGCAAAGAGGGTACGGGACTTCATGAGACCACTTTCTAACATTGTAGACATGGAACTATGCATAGAAGTTGTAGAG ATCCTTTACAATGCTTCTAGTCATGATGATATTCCCATGTTTCATAATTTGAATTCCTTGAGCCTTTTTGGTTTTCATTATTTTGAGTGGCGTGTAGTACAAGTCTTGCTTCATCGGACTCCAAAGCTTCAAGTACTTGTCTTTGATTTGAGTGCTGATCGTAGTAGATCTGCAATTGATGGTTGCTTACAGAAGCTGCAAGATGTTCCTGAATGTTTGTCATCACACCTTACAGCCTGTCATTATAGAGAACTTTCAGGGAATGAGATTGAGATGGAACTTGTTAGACAGATCTTGAAGGCCGCAAGAGTGTTAAAGACTATGAGGATATCTGTTGAAGATACTCTAGACTCAGAGGTGAAGCTCCGAGTTTGTGAGGAAATAAGCAAATACCAAAGGAGCTCTCATTTTTGTCAAATTGCATTTGACTAA
- the LOC115976937 gene encoding putative FBD-associated F-box protein At5g56700, whose translation MKEQCRETKEKEESLSESEEERLDFISSVPDSILSYILSFLPTREAVLTSILSSRWRTVWTLVPTLDLDQGKLSKTFVDQSSCTTLGDILSNLWMLRNTVPNSTPIQKLRIHWFTHCFPLHAHTWIRANILHGLQDLDLSISTPLELPRCLFFCTTLVLLKLKGQFLLNPVPSASTLPSLKTLLLQRVHYANPNSLSTLLAACPVLQDLTLTVFGSDLEHLDNNAAAAKFNIIVLVPTLETFLLRLQNLRYSHKIQINTPALKSFQFLGWLGEDVVLENLPNLVKLFLHAEKQIFTSFKEYSNRVLDFMRPLYNVKFMEFNLKAAQLLNHASKIDDVPMFHNLSSLKFYGGLRCNLWNAVRPFLCRAPKLQTLAFELTNWPGYGCYAPVDCLEEPLDVPECLSSHLTTCYHKGFSGNDIEMQLVRQILKAARVLKTMNITVGSDLDSKAKLHIHEELLTFPRSSQTCQIVFD comes from the exons ATGAAGGAGCAGTGTAGAGAAacgaaagagaaagaggagagtCTCTCAGAGTCAGAGGAGGAAAGGCTTGACTTTATCAGCAGTGTACCAGACTCTATACTCTCCTATATCCTCTCTTTTCTCCCAACCCGAGAGGCCGTCCTCACAAGCATTTTGTCAAGCAGATGGAGGACTGTCTGGACTCTTGTCCCTACCCTCGACTTGGACCAGGGAAAGCTCTCCAAAACGTTTGTAGATCAGAGCAGTTGTACTACTTTGGGGGACATACTCTCCAATCTGTGGATGCTTCGCAATACAGTTCCCAATTCCACGCCCATACAGAAGTTGCGTATCCATTGGTTCACCCACTGTTTTCCACTCCATGCCCACACTTGGATCCGCGCCAACATTCTGCACGGTTTGCAAGACCTCGATCTCTCTATATCTACTCCTTTGGAGTTGCCCCGTTGTCTCTTCTTTTGTACAACATTAGTTCTTCTCAAATTGAAGGGTCAGTTTCTTCTCAATCCTGTTCCTTCTGCTTCTACTCTCCCAAGTCTCAAGACTCTGCTGCTTCAACGTGTTCATTATGCAAACCCCAACTCTCTCTCCACGCTCCTCGCTGCCTGCCCGGTCCTCCAAGATTTGACCCTCACTGTGTTTGGTTCTGATTTGGAACATTTGGACAATAATGCAGCAGCAGCCAAGTTCAATATCATTGTACTCGTACCTACGCTGGAAACATTTCTTTTACGTCTTCAGAATTTAAGGTACTCACACAAAATCCAAATAAACACCCCAGCTCTCAAGTCCTTTCAATTCCTAGGTTGGTTGGGTGAGGATGTTGTGTTGGAAAACCTCCCCAACTTGGTTAAATTGTTCCTTCATGCTGAGAAACAAATATTTACGAGTTTCAAAGAATATTCAAATAGGGTATTGGACTTCATGCGACCACTCTATAACGTTAAATTCATGGAATTTAACTTAAAAGCTGCACAG TTACTCAACCATGCTTCTAAAATTGATGATGTCCCCATGTTTCATAATTTGTCTTCCTTGAAGTTTTATGGTGGGCTGCGGTGTAATTTGTGGAATGCGGTTCGACCATTCCTTTGTCGGGCTCCAAAGCTACAAACACTTGCCTTTGAATTGACAAATTGGCCAGGCTATGGTTGTTACGCACCTGTTGATTGCTTGGAGGAGCCATTGGATGTTCCTGAATGTCTGTCATCACACCTCACAACCTGTTATCACAAAGGCTTTTCAGGGAATGACATTGAGATGCAACTTGTTAGACAGATTCTAAAGGCGGCTAGAGTGTTAAAGACAATGAATATCACTGTTGGAAGTGATCTTGACTCAAAGGCAAAGCTTCATATTCACGAGGAGTTATTGACGTTCCCAAGGAGCTCTCAAACTTGTCAAATTGTATTTGACTAA
- the LOC115976935 gene encoding uncharacterized protein LOC115976935 produces MASICYYSLSLPPIRKPPNSHTTRPFSTCLSISIPNPFLRSSHTFRGSVTRANDSPSSTTVQQQGDAQKPSEEDSMSIDNLHSFFKLNLGKWKGSFFQFDAYGNLLQKVSTKLAVSSYGEDELISLIQTLYIKQPPSSTSISGYDDEPEWAEYKIKETNMFTVDKYQQIGFFPKERAFALRYQTAGMLETVLRQGVLGEDDTGEESPKNLKLPSRRPSIVCENCLYSLEKDMRARAFHIMDPKGILEMLLVFLEERGDGVPFPPSLDNTTFQGNTNRILPYLGKWKGHSITKRSGVYGATIAEADTVSSLEINGKGQLIQDITSTSTGGEVTTNVPWTGTQSDNLVIFDGGYQITLLPGGMYMGCPCDVANSVAEYKSFHLEFCWLEAPGKRQRLVRTYDVEGLAVSSTYFSEIKLKRPK; encoded by the exons ATGGCTTCCATTTGTTACTACTCACTTTCACTCCCTCCCATTCGCAAACCACCAAACTCCCATACTACTCGACCCTTCTCCACATGTCTCTCCATCTCCATCCCAAACCCATTTCTCCGCTCCAGTCACACATTCCGGGGCTCCGTAACCCGGGCCAATGACTCACCTTCGTCCACCACTGTCCAACAACAAGGAGACGCTCAAAAACCAAGCGAAGAAGACTCCATGAGCATTGATAATCTTCACAGCTTCTTCAAACTCAACCTGGGCAAGTGGAAAGGTTCTTTCTTT cAATTTGATGCTTACGGGAATTTGTTgcaaaaagtgagtacaaagcTTGCCGTGAGCTCCTATGGAGAAGATGAACTCATTAGTCTCATTCAGAC GTTATACATAAAACAGCCTCCATCAAGCACTTCAATTTCGGGATATGATGATGAGCCAGAATGGGCAGAgtacaaaattaaagaaaccaACATGTTCACTGTGGACAAATATCAACAG ATTGGTTTTTTCCCAAAGGAGAGAGCGTTTGCTTTAAGATACCAGACAGCTGGCATGTTAGAGACTGTATTAAGGCAAGGGGTTCTAGGGGAAGATGACACTGGTGAAGAATCGCCAAA AAATCTCAAGCTCCCATCTCGTCGTCCCTCTATTGTATGCGAGAACTGCCTCTATTCACTGGAGAAAGATATGCGAGCAAGAGCATTCCATATTATGGACCCAAAGGGCATCCTAGAAATGCTTCTCGTCTTCCTTGAGGAAAGAGGTGATGGGGTGCCTTTTCCTCCTTCCCTTGACAATACCACA TTCCAGGGAAACACAAACAGGATTCTTCCATATCTTGGTAAGTGGAAAGGTCACTCTATCACAAAACGCAGTGGTGTTTATGGAGCAACAATTGCTGAAGCTGATACAGTTTCATCGCTTGAAATAAATGGCAAGGGTCAGCTTATTCAG GATATTACTTCAACATCTACTGGGGGTGAAGTTACCACTAATGTTCCATGGACGGGTACCCAGTCAGACAATTTAGTTATATTTGATGGGGGTTACCAGATTACACTCTTGCCTGGTGGCATGTATATGGGATGCCCATGTGATGTGGCAAATAGTGTGGCAGAATACAAGTCATTCCATTTGGAGTTCTGTTGGCTTGAGGCACCCGGCAAGCGACAGAGGCTAGTTCGTACTTATGATGTTGAAGGCTTGGCTGTCTCATCAACTTATTTTTCTGAGATTAAATT AAAAAGACCCAAATGA